In Aedes albopictus strain Foshan chromosome 3, AalbF5, whole genome shotgun sequence, the following are encoded in one genomic region:
- the LOC134290613 gene encoding uncharacterized protein LOC134290613 encodes MVIMLVQEYDDKMLALLNDSAYKVLQNDPTASLQKKTNNMAKRLADLKLIDRSTLGRLQTQSATCPRIYGQPKAHKPNLPLRPVVPNITAPTYQLSKFIAHILQTTFTSQYNVKDSFTFAQEINAITIPSEHVLVSFDVVSLFTNIPKNLIIRSIIFRWTDIKKGTEINLDLFLEMIELCLDNSYFKFRDKYYQQTFGTAMGSPLSPILADYVMEDLLGTVINRIGFTPPVIKKYVDDLFLVLHESQVEHILGIFNQYDPHLQFTMELEKEGALPFLDTLVIHNTDDHTLQTRWYSKAISSGRLLNYHSYHPTNMKLNVATNFIKRVTQLTTSMPIEQQKHIIFQNLRQNNYPSSLINRLMNRTRIAVTPSTAHSSFHAEAEPQQSPQPPANHHPTLEPQPPPPPRIPPPPTNINTSEVPPTEVQATAATYKSLPNIPTLTPSIIGILKKDYSSFS; translated from the exons ATGGTGATAATGCTTGTCCAGGAGTACGATGACAAAATGCTTGCGCTCCTTAACGACTCTGCATACAAGGTTCTACAAAACGATCCCACCGCTAGTCTTCAGAAGAAAACCAACAACATGGCAAAACGGCTGGCCGATCTCAAGCTGATTGACCGATCCACGCTCGGCAGATTGCAAACCCAATCAGCAACCTGCCCCCGCATATATGGACAACCGAAGGCGCATAAACCGAACCTGCCGTTGCGTCCCGTTGTACCTAACATCACAGCCCCCACGTACCAGTTGTCGAAATTCATCGCTCACATTCTACAAACCACCTTCACCAGCCAGTACAACGTCAAGGACAGCTTTACATTCGCCCAGGAAATCAACGCAATCACCATACCGTCGGAGCATGTCCTCGTCTCTTTTGACGTGGTCTCCCTATTCACCAACATTCCGAAGAACCTCATCATTCGCAGTATCATTTTTCGATGGACAGATATCAAAAAGGGAACAGAGATCAATTTGGATCTGTTTTTAGAAATGATTGAATTATGTCTGGACAACAGTTACTTCAAGTTCAGAGACAAATACTACCAGCAGACGTTTGGAACTGCCATGGGTAGTCCCCTGTCGCCGATACTTGCAGACTACGTTATGGAGGATTTGCTCGGGACGGTCATCAATAGAATAGGATTCACCCCTCCGGTGATAAAGAAGTACGTAGACGACCTGTTCCTCGTCCTACATGAATCCCAGGTCGAGCACATCCTGGGCATCTTCAACCAATACGACCCACACCTACAGTTTACCATGGAATTGGAGAAGGAAGGCGCACTCCCTTTCCTCGACACGCTAGTCATCCACAACACCGACGATCACACGCTCCAAACCAGGTGGTATTCGAAGGCAATATCGTCTGGTCGCCTGCTGAACTACCATTCATACCATCCAACAAACATGAAGCTGAACGTAGCCACCAACTTCATCAAACGTGTAACACAACTGACTACCAGCATGCCCATTGAACAGCAGAAACACATCATCTTCCAGAATCTACGGCAAAACAACTACCCATCTTCCCTCATCAACCGATTGATGAATCGCACACGAATTGCAGTAACACCAAGCACAGCTCACAGCTCATTTCACGCCGAAGCAGAACCACAACAATCCCCTCAGCCACCTGCCAACCACCACCCAACGCTCGAACCGCAACCACCGCCACCGCCTCGAATTCCACCGCCACCAACCAACATAAACacatcagaagttcctccaaccgAAGTCCAAGCAACCGCTGCAACATACAAATCGCTTCCAAACATCCCAACACTAACACCGTCGATCATCGGAATCCTGAAAAAAGATTACTC ttcattttcgtaa
- the LOC134290614 gene encoding uncharacterized protein LOC134290614, with amino-acid sequence MVIMLVQEYDDKMLALLNDSAYKVLQNDPTASLQKKTNNMAKRLADLKLIDRSTLGRLQTQSATCPRIYGQPKAHKPNLPLRPVVPNITAPTYQLSKFIAHILQTTFTSQYNVKDSFTFAQEINAITIPSEHVLVSFDVVSLFTNIPKNLIIRSIIFRWTDIKKGTEINLDLFLEMIELCLDNSYFKFRDKYYQQTFGTAMGSPLSPILADYVMEDLLGTVINRIGFTPPVIKKYVDDLFLVLHESQVEHILGIFNQYDPHLQFTMELEKEGALPFLDTLVIHNTDDHTLQTRWYSKAISSGRLLNYHSYHPTNMKLNVATNFIKRVTQLTTSMPIEQQKHIIFQNLRQNNYPSSLINRLMNRTRIAVTPSTAHSSFHAEAEPQQSPQPPANHHPTLEPQPPPPPRIPPPPTNINTSEVPPTEVQATAATYKSLPNIPTLTPSIIGILKKDYSLR; translated from the exons ATGGTGATAATGCTTGTCCAGGAGTACGATGACAAAATGCTTGCGCTCCTTAACGACTCTGCATACAAGGTTCTACAAAACGATCCCACCGCTAGTCTTCAGAAGAAAACCAACAACATGGCAAAACGGCTGGCCGATCTCAAGCTGATTGACCGATCCACGCTCGGCAGATTGCAAACCCAATCAGCAACCTGCCCCCGCATATATGGACAACCGAAGGCGCATAAACCGAACCTGCCGTTGCGTCCCGTTGTACCTAACATCACAGCCCCCACGTACCAGTTGTCGAAATTCATCGCTCACATTCTACAAACCACCTTCACCAGCCAGTACAACGTCAAGGACAGCTTTACATTCGCCCAGGAAATCAACGCAATCACCATACCGTCGGAGCATGTCCTCGTCTCTTTTGACGTGGTCTCCCTATTCACCAACATTCCGAAGAACCTCATCATTCGCAGTATCATTTTTCGATGGACAGATATCAAAAAGGGAACAGAGATCAATTTGGATCTGTTTTTAGAAATGATTGAATTATGTCTGGACAACAGTTACTTCAAGTTCAGAGACAAATACTACCAGCAGACGTTTGGAACTGCCATGGGTAGTCCCCTGTCGCCGATACTTGCAGACTACGTTATGGAGGATTTGCTCGGGACGGTCATCAATAGAATAGGATTCACCCCTCCGGTGATAAAGAAGTACGTAGACGACCTGTTCCTCGTCCTACATGAATCCCAGGTCGAGCACATCCTGGGCATCTTCAACCAATACGACCCACACCTACAGTTTACCATGGAATTGGAGAAGGAAGGCGCACTCCCTTTCCTCGACACGCTAGTCATCCACAACACCGACGATCACACGCTCCAAACCAGGTGGTATTCGAAGGCAATATCGTCTGGTCGCCTGCTGAACTACCATTCATACCATCCAACAAACATGAAGCTGAACGTAGCCACCAACTTCATCAAACGTGTAACACAACTGACTACCAGCATGCCCATTGAACAGCAGAAACACATCATCTTCCAGAATCTACGGCAAAACAACTACCCATCTTCCCTCATCAACCGATTGATGAATCGCACACGAATTGCAGTAACACCAAGCACAGCTCACAGCTCATTTCACGCCGAAGCAGAACCACAACAATCCCCTCAGCCACCTGCCAACCACCACCCAACGCTCGAACCGCAACCACCGCCACCGCCTCGAATTCCACCGCCACCAACCAACATAAACacatcagaagttcctccaaccgAAGTCCAAGCAACCGCTGCAACATACAAATCGCTTCCAAACATCCCAACACTAACACCGTCGATCATCGGAATCCTGAAAAAAGATTACTC ACTGCGATAG